A window of Danaus plexippus chromosome 10, MEX_DaPlex, whole genome shotgun sequence genomic DNA:
taattttaacgtaatatatataacaatattgaaatatattctttaataattaagtaattacttGAAGTTTACCACACTCAATGTTACCCCGAACGCCATATGGATGACACCAAAAATTATAGACAGTTTCATCTTGAAGGAGTTTaggaatattatattgttagctgcgaactaaatgaaaataaaaatgagattACTACAATATACTGAGTGCTTAAAGTATTTGTTCGTCAGAAGACCAGTTCTATCACCTGCCAAGCCGGATCTAAGCCGAGAGGGTACGGTGTCTGTGTGTAAGCTACAGCCGGGTCCAAATCAAAACTACTCCTGTTCGTCAACGTGTCCAGATCGTAAACATTCTTCCAACTGCTGCCGAATACGTTTAATGATTTCGAAAACAAATCATTGTATATCAGACCGGTGTATATAGAGAATATTCCCATCAACAGCATTATGTAGCGCCCACCGAAAAATATGTTCCATATTTCGTTGTCTGTTTTCTTTTTGGCGAAGTTTCTTTCGTTTATGACGAGCGTTGCGgcgaatattgttataatgagACCGTGGCCCATGTCGCCGAACATGACGGCGAAAAGGAACGGGAATGTTATGATCGTGTACAACGCTAGaaaataatggaaaataaatatatatattaacgatAATTGATGAAATGAAACAtctgtatacaattttattttaatttcagaaatgtgtaattaatatatttcaaataggtATATGACgcgaactttttttttgcatcCCAAGATAGTTTGTCTTTCTATTATTTAGTTCAGTTTACGTAAAcgaaaatatagatatttatgttttaagttttagtatttaatttcagttaattatatatgtatacgtaATATTGACCGTCGTAAGTGGTATCCAACCTGCGGCCTTCTGTATACACCGCAGTCGCTTATTTGGTTAgcgattatttattatttatttgtgatttCAATCATAATTACATCGCTCAAATGTTTCCGACCTAATCATAGACATTCGAAGCGCtactgtaaaatttataagtggTTTTGTATTGTAGCTAAATAGCAGACGATGAAGATAaggaatgttttataaacattatagtaatgcttgataataataataatttcttaccTGGATTAACTTCCCTATAGCTAGCGATTCCATAGGAATCAATAAGAGTTTGGAAGCCACGTGTAAATTTATTGGTTCTGTTAAATGTCGGTGGGACTTCTCTGGTCGGTACATGATGTAGTATCGATGGAATCGGACTGCCGCTTGCTTTCTGATGACAAAAATAACCCATTTCACTAAAGTTTTTGCAAGaaaataacgaaattaattgATTCTTTTATAGTGATAGATCAGAAAAATTGCCAAaatagtaagtaagtaagaaATAGTTTAGAACTATGGAGGTTAGCTATTTAATCGCCAAAAACATACCACACCATTGTCCAAGGCTTTCTGTAGGATGTGCAGGTCCTGTCGAGGGACCCAGCACTCAGCAATCAAGCATTTCTTCACAATGTCCATACTGAACATGTTCAAGGTGTGGTAAATCGCTTTCTCCTTCCGAACTGCCACCATCCAAGTGCTTATATCTCGCCCGATATTGGCTAGCACTAACCTTCTGTGCTGCTCCGTCTGTTCTAGTacctacaaaatatatttaacgattattttgaatataatcttTTATCAGATTGAGATGTTAGActtattcatattttcaaaCGCCCTTAGTTTTGCCGTTACTGGTTAACTATggagattaattttatatggaattattggcatatattaaataaatattccaatGATTTGTTGCAATGCATAAATGTTAATGATACTTAAAATAtgctgtaatatatattactgtatcaccggcacccgcacggtgaatccattgaatgctgagaggtttcaaCTCTTAAACTAACCATCTCTAAATCTTTGATTCGGGATCCAATTCCTGCAATCATTTCCTGTTGTTCCTTGTAAGTAGCCGGACATGGGTACAGCGTTGCTTGGAAACCGTGACAGACTTTCTTCACTCTTAACTTAATTTGTTCTCCGTGAAAGAATACAACGAATACTGTCTTTTGCAGCTCATGTCCCTATaatggaaaatttttatttcatttctctcatgtcatattgtttttattcaaaattttgactATTATCATAGTTTTTTTGCATCACGTGACCTGTTATATCGAAAATGagaataatttcaaatcatcTATTTGAACTTACAGTCTTGGAGAAAATTATGTACCGCTTTATAACTACCAACAAGGAAATCAATAAACATGCCAATGACCTTTTGGCATTTGCTTTTTAcctaaaactttaataaggtACCAGCCATTTAGTTTATCAatacatgttatattatttaaaatgtgtttgttGCTTTTtggtatgaataaatatttttttacttatagtaAACGTTGCGTAATGAACAAAGAAATTTCTTGAAGtaagtttttaacatttattgctTACTGTTACTGGATCTTTGAGTGGTTGATCAATTTGTGcctgtttaaagaaaatattcccGTGCGATATTCTCCATAGCATTCTCTCAAACGAGGCAACCCTGGGAGTAGCCACGACACCTGCTATAAATCCTAAGTGGCCTATCGCCCCTTCGTTATTATATACTTGAACCGAAGCGGATATCTTTCTATGAGCGCTGTGATCTTGAAAAAACGTTTGCGTCTTCTCAATTAATAGTTTCAGTTCTATCAATGCAAGATAATCTGTCTTTAGATTTTGAGCGTTTCTCGTAATTTCTTGAATTTCCGACTCTATGTAGTCAATCCTTTCCTGAAACAGATTTGATTTCtgtcaaattattattcaaatgtgTAGTTACAAAAATGTGGCAGAGAATGGTTATTCTGGATAgcactatttaaaataagcaaatattacctctagtatattaatttctctCGGCGTCAATACTCTTGGTGAATGTTTCGGAGGTGGTGGCGGTTCTGGTAGTTCACCGCTCACCCAACGCAACTTCCTCTCCATTTCACTGCATCGCCTCACCTCTGACACATAACGCCGTTGGAAATCATTAACGTGAGGGTTCAactgtaaaagttttaatttttttttatcttaccATCGTTTAATATTTCCAAACTTCATGGTTCAAGTGCCCGGCATTTGAAAAATGGTGTGATAGTTCGAATAGTTCGGATCCGGTTATGTCAAATGACATAGTTGTtttaggttttatattttgatattcaaaACAGGCCTTatgaataatatcaaattaatgcCATTTACAGAAAACGTGCGAATttaattttggtaaaaatataattatgtattatgtaacaataaatcGTATTACTCGCAAAGGGCGCACCTAAAGCCAAAAATAGACCGTCAATTGGTCATTCTCTGTATCTACGTAACTTTTATTGGATCCATTTATAGCTCGGGTCGTCATGCATCTAATCTATCAATATACaactcataatattaaatgacttTTACACGTTTTGTAGGCtacattatgttttttattttctttatatacgaATAGTTTTTcgtgttattatataatttaaattcaccaGAGATACTTTAATTCGTTACGATTAAAGGAAGGATGAATGTCTCAACTTAATGGTGATATAGCGAAGACTAAGTACTTGCATCCGTACGCTTTGTCTTTCGTCTAGTAATTTAAGAGGAGTCTACGGTAGGATTAACGGATGTGCCaagtaacaatattaaatctaaaaatacttcataATCCTAAAGGTTAGAGTTAGAGATACATAAACTAGAATTCCCGGGTAGCGTATATATAGAAACGATaacattgaaaacattttttgggATAAAATCTTTGACTTTGAAATTTCTCTGGTAGTGGACATCGATATAGGCTTAGTCTGTGTTTAAATGGTTATTCAAAAACGGATGGTTTCTAAGTTTTTCATctaaaaatatctgtatattttctattgtcatacaatttatttaaattaatttaaaatcgatgtttatttgaaaataaaaattcgtcCCTAGTTGAGGTACGTATGTATTTCAGccgttttgaaataaatgagcAATCAATATATGATTATTCTACATGAttacttattgttttgttttgtttgtcacTCACAAACAATATAACGAATGATTAAATGCAACTTATATTCAATGAGGTGCGGTTGTTCTCATTTTCtccttttatataacatgtacaatgtaattatttttaattgaaacggCAATGAGCAATGAGACACATTTTATCACGCTTACGTAACGAGATAAATGAAGTGTTTACTTGTATAATTCATTGTTCTGTCACTTCACTACGGATTACTTGCAATAACTAGGGTTACtgggttttaattttttatctttcgTATAAAGATTGCTttgttatcattattaattgtGCCACAatctttacataaattttcccATGTTAGGAGActgatgtaataattttagtataaactagatttactacgcggattttattatttttccgtCATtcttgtctgcccgtgatcacggttgctgaaaagtaatcgaaacgtcgggattatgtagttttaaaataataaaatccgcgcagtatatccgaaaatatatttatttcattaaatgaataatactcgcgaaagtcttagatctcattataaactagattttttgaaaaaatgttttatcataCAACTTATATGATACTGATTTTTTGTACACATAATATAGgacagtatttttattgatacataaaaccatctttaaattaaaagtacgtTAGAAACAAAAACCACAAATCAACCTAGTTTTGATTACGATTCAAACCATGCTAACTTCAGTTATAACTCTTTttgattgttaaataatatatttttaaacattacaaacaTTACAAACCACAATGTTTGGaatccatttaaataattccgaTCTCCATTACgtataattatgattatagATTAGACAGTAATGACGTCTTAATAGACGTTTAGTGAATTTCTGAACGTTATTAAAggaacattaaatattgttacaagaacctatgtttatttgtttattaatatatggaaGTTAAGatgtatttacaatatttatttttttagatgttGTTGCTTTCAGGTTATTTTATTCTCCGTTCaagttttataactaaaaaatgcTACGTTTTACTTTATTGCTCTTGAGAATAACaagtaaattttgaatatattaaaaaaatatatgaaaatttttctttagtttttgttatttaagttacacaataaaatagtttaattgaataacaacatgaatgttttattttttgcgaATACTATATAACAATGTgaacattcatatataaagtACTTTCCAGCTCTTAGCTATAAAGGAAGGATTATTACACTCGGCTATGACATGAAATAGTTGGTACTgcattaacttattaaaaacatgGACGCACACAGAGTGTGTTCTTTCTACGCatgtcataatatattttgaatatgtatATCATAAATCGATTTTGTCATGACTTAAGGCGCTCCCTTTGCGTTATGATGGCACGCGAATTGGGGGAAAGTCCGCATAAATAATGGCCACTCAGTTGAAATATTTGGGAATCGGTATGATTTTCGTTTATATTACAAACCTTAAGATATgtgcaaaaaatatacttcaacaattaatatattacagacatttaataaataattgtatggATAACATAGTCCTAAAAATGTTGTGCCTTCAAAGgttttgtataaacattttcCTTCAACTGTCGCGGTCAAAATACTTCGCTTTGTTAAACgccaacaataaaatttattacttcacGTCAATTAAGATATCGATTTCCTTTTGtttctcatatatttatgagatttatatcatatataataaagatttaaatcgaTAGTAGgatcataacattattttcaagaagtataaaataagaatattctaataaactacataattacattgtattatatgtatgtatatccaAGTTGTTTTTGAGGTGATAGAACCTAgatgtggtcaagttactaaagctcgaacatgggccgGCTCGACCGGGGAGGTACACCTCTCACgagcgtgaagtagcctttagtggctgcgtttcgtccgatgagtaagagagccggttgccctttccctattcTCACCCTTTCCTGTCATTTCCTAATTCCCACTTCTCCCTTATTCTCAACAATCAAGGTTAGCaacacatccgcaacatagatgttgcggatgacCATGGGCGACagtcactactgcccatcaagtaggcagtctgctcgtttgccacctttcacataaaaaaagtgataatatttttgtcttctACGTTCATAAAACTTTTGATTCTAATTGGATATCTTTGGcctatcatttaaatttttttaagtgtaaaTGAAGCTGAAGTTGGTAAAAGTATATCCCGGTTATAACTTTTCACTTTTGACTTTAAGACGTCTAAAACATAGGTGGGATAAAAACCAACTCAGGTAAGCAATCCCAATACTTTACTGGGCGCTTGAAAGGGGAAGCGTTAGTCATAAAACTCTTACTAATACATATGAGATTCGCAATGTTTGTTCGTTTGTTCATTCgctaaacttatatataatttccgaTGAAGagggtaatttttttaataattttgtctaactataatttttcctTGGTGTTTCAATAGAAGACACTGTGTGTAATAgctatgtttaaataaatcaataatagaCTTTGGCATATTTACCATATTTTAGCAATAGTGACTAGATGTAATGGACATATACGTTTCTATTTTCTGCTCAAATAATCTGTCTTAATCTGTTCAGCCAAAGGGTTCCCTCGTAAGTTTGGACTCATTCCAGAACTATCCCATTCTGTTATTGATGATTTGAAATAGATTTTCATTACCAtgactttgttttaaaataaacaatgataaATCATCTGATGATGATTTCTATttcaactaaaattttatataattaataataaaattttattaaaatgtataaacatacatgtacattcataaatcatttcttaaaatcattaaagtcATATCAATtcattgaaaacaaaactCATTGGCTGAAATATTGATAtcggaataattttattacagattaAGTAgggtaaatattaatttgtttgcaaatgttttgttttttattttgcgaATCTTTTAAGGTAGATTATCTTTTCAATGTATGAAAGAAAAGGATAGatgtaaatagtttataaacagTTGCTTACAACCGGTCTCCGCTGGTAGCTAATACTCTTAATTGTGTTAGATGATATTCTAACCTTGCGGCTCTACGATACTACATAATCATTCCATTTTAAATAAGGTGTCTCgtataataacatacaaacaaaaatactgtaatataaaGGATAAATTTCCTTGTACACTACTTGTGATTGTATGTTATAgagatatttgttaaaatacggtctaaaaaattttgtttgacgTCCGTTTGTCCTTCTGTTTCGCTTTATGccttaaaaagaaatatcttatttGAACTCTTATAAAGGACATAAATTATCCCTCAAAATGCTGATGCATTAATGATTTAAtgctataatatttgtttgtagtAGACCTATTTTAgagtaataaagtaataaattaaaattagtaatattactataaatactcAACTCAACTAATGACACCAAACTAAAGCatgagataataaaattaatttgaatgaaggtatacgaaaatgtttttaattaatcatcaTTGTTtcgtataaaacatattttattaagctcACGTCTCTGAACTGGGCTATTCCTGCTTCACCGAGCTCGTACATGGATACATAAGCTGCTTCTGGCTGAACGAACAGCTGGCATAGCACCATTTCCTCGCTTCTAAACATCGTGCTGTCAGGACCTGGACCTGCAAAAAAGTTACCATTACAGTAcacgtatatattaaatattaatatacttcaGTAACGATAAAGATCGTAAGCAATTGTTATGTAAGGTTACAATATcgctgtataaaaaaaaaacatagtcaAAGAATATGttagtttatatgtaaattaattttcacataAGCTAAAGAACAATTACAGTGTCAGTCACATTGACGAGTGAGGTTCAAGGTTGAGTTAGCTTTCGTAACGTTTTAATTTCGTTccagtacatttttataaaacatattgttgaaaaaaatcaatataaaatatcttgcTCTGAATTATGCTTACGTTTATAACCAGAACATGTAACTCATTattggaatttttaaatttcgcgTTGTTATCTTAAGTGAAAGTATTATACAGAGTAATGCATTAGTTTCTTGGTTGGAATACATAATAACTCACACGAGATGGTGCTTGGAATTCCAATGGatttttcctttaatatttataagtaacaaaaaacgTAGTAAACTGATTCTAATATGTCAATCTATCTGACCTTCGATTTCattgtttaacaaaattttacataatttttagtaaataataaaaatgttgaatagGAGGAAACCGTGTCAAATCAGTTGGTATTTAAATACACcacattattttagttttcataCGCTGTCAATAGATTTTTCGTTAAGTAGGGTTAAAGGAATTtcggaattataataaaaataaacgaagaAAAAGAATTAGTCCCGAGAAACACCTAGTAAATCGAGGCTAAAACGGTTTTAACGACAGAGTGTACaatgtgaaaaaaatgttaatacgtCAATAATAGTTACTACGATGAAAATAGTTGGTTTTGACAACGCGATTATTAGATGTGTCGAATTTTGAACATTCCATATAGATTTAAACTGTTTGTCAAGCTATACACTTCACCTACTGAGCACAGTTCTAATGATCAAAAACTATTTCGACAAATAACAGTCATTATAATCAAGGAACACCCACACCgttttattttagtactaCATCATAGTCATCTTACTCGATGAAGATACTGAATGGGTggttatttacttatttatgtttaattgttCTTAAGGAATTCGAGATATGTAGCGACCGGGCGATGCGAATCTGGCAGCCCTGTGCACTACCCAGCCAGACTTGCATTGAGACGCCACGAAGCCATTTTTACACCTGGACATCTTCCAAATAGTACGAGTTATCGAAGACCATTTTATCGGTGTGACATTCCTCCTATCTTCTTGACGGAGATAACTGACTGACGGAGACTGTATTGATGCAGAATGAAGTATGCCTTATTTATTGAATCTTTTTTCAGATTTCAAAGacgttaaaatttttggtaCATTATTTACACTATCAAATACTAACTAACAATTTGTgttaatggaatattttatgatttatagaATGGGTTTTGGCTAAAGCTTGgtcaataacaatattttcatcaaCCTTGTTATACATTGAACTTGAATACATGTctgatttatacatttttaagtttctAGGCTTCATAATGAACGTGACAGCTATACAAATTTACGTGTTAGACATAtcgtattaataattaaatctaatttcaaaaataaatagactaTTATCGGGGAAGTTAATAGCTTTAACAAGAATAAGGACACttgaaaaattaagtaaataatatttcatatttatcttGCGCTGAGACGATCAACATGACTGTTTTAACTAATACAAATTATCTTTATCACGCTTAAAAGTTCAGAGTTCATAAGATAAAGAACGAGTccatacttaatattttgactataacataaatgtctataaaatattaaattatgtgatAGTACCAGGTTTCCGATTTAAAATTTCGTAgctaatttagaaatattacaaacataaaaaaattatatataattagctATTCCAATTTTATGGTTTTtcccattaaataaatagcaaaaatGGTGACTCTATTATAACGTTCATAAGGTTAATGGAGCAAGATGGtctaagattataatttagttacaaatacattaatctgATAATGTCATGAAAAAACCTTTTAGCACTGCGAAATACAtcattgtttctttaaaaatcaccataaatttcagtattttatcataaacgaacattattttatgagtTTCGTAAAGATTTACTTCAAGGTGATGTTTCCGATACAGTCCGTATAGCAACCAATAGTTGATAGCTGTTAACAGCCTTAAGATTAAAGTTGTTATTCAGAGTCAATGTTTAGAATTTCACACACAATACCAAACTTCGTTAGATAACCTTTCGAATGTGTTAGACAAGGAGTATGTCACCGCGTCTATTTCTGctgtactatttttatattgtaaatatttgaccGCCATTTGGATTGTTTATGGTCCtagttatttgtaaaatatcattaGTCTAATGTTGTTTACTTTCGTAGGCGTTACCTATTTCTTTGTTGAGAATTAGCACAGTAATTATGTTTGAAACATGcgttttatttgaaca
This region includes:
- the LOC116766638 gene encoding V-type proton ATPase 116 kDa subunit a 1-like isoform X2, translating into MFRSEEMVLCQLFVQPEAAYVSMYELGEAGIAQFRDLNPHVNDFQRRYVSEVRRCSEMERKLRWVSGELPEPPPPPKHSPRVLTPREINILEERIDYIESEIQEITRNAQNLKTDYLALIELKLLIEKTQTFFQDHSAHRKISASVQVYNNEGAIGHLGFIAGVVATPRVASFERMLWRISHGNIFFKQAQIDQPLKDPVTGHELQKTVFVVFFHGEQIKLRVKKVCHGFQATLYPCPATYKEQQEMIAGIGSRIKDLEMVLEQTEQHRRLVLANIGRDISTWMVAVRKEKAIYHTLNMFSMDIVKKCLIAECWVPRQDLHILQKALDNGVKASGSPIPSILHHVPTREVPPTFNRTNKFTRGFQTLIDSYGIASYREVNPALYTIITFPFLFAVMFGDMGHGLIITIFAATLVINERNFAKKKTDNEIWNIFFGGRYIMLLMGIFSIYTGLIYNDLFSKSLNVFGSSWKNVYDLDTLTNRSSFDLDPAVAYTQTPYPLGLDPAWQFAANNIIFLNSFKMKLSIIFGVIHMAFGVTLSVVNFNFFKKTELILLQYLPQILFLLLLFWYLCILMFIKWFMYSAIATDPALGTSCAPSVLIIFINMMLLKPAETAPPCRTFMFDGQDAIQKAFLAIAFLCVPVMLFGKPVYQIIAAKKKKQSQQGVESGEIEPSEDDGGLSEVLITQAIHTIEYVLGTVSHTASYLRLWALSLAHAQLSAVLWQRVLRMGLSGGSPVNAIMLYVIFAVWAFFTLAILVLMEGLSAFLHTLRLHWVEFMSKFYDGQGYSFFPFSFSAILENDEEEVPAKPNGRPPE
- the LOC116766638 gene encoding V-type proton ATPase 116 kDa subunit a 1-like isoform X1, which produces MEDDTVEEMYEATTNSIDDLGPGPDSTMFRSEEMVLCQLFVQPEAAYVSMYELGEAGIAQFRDLNPHVNDFQRRYVSEVRRCSEMERKLRWVSGELPEPPPPPKHSPRVLTPREINILEERIDYIESEIQEITRNAQNLKTDYLALIELKLLIEKTQTFFQDHSAHRKISASVQVYNNEGAIGHLGFIAGVVATPRVASFERMLWRISHGNIFFKQAQIDQPLKDPVTGHELQKTVFVVFFHGEQIKLRVKKVCHGFQATLYPCPATYKEQQEMIAGIGSRIKDLEMVLEQTEQHRRLVLANIGRDISTWMVAVRKEKAIYHTLNMFSMDIVKKCLIAECWVPRQDLHILQKALDNGVKASGSPIPSILHHVPTREVPPTFNRTNKFTRGFQTLIDSYGIASYREVNPALYTIITFPFLFAVMFGDMGHGLIITIFAATLVINERNFAKKKTDNEIWNIFFGGRYIMLLMGIFSIYTGLIYNDLFSKSLNVFGSSWKNVYDLDTLTNRSSFDLDPAVAYTQTPYPLGLDPAWQFAANNIIFLNSFKMKLSIIFGVIHMAFGVTLSVVNFNFFKKTELILLQYLPQILFLLLLFWYLCILMFIKWFMYSAIATDPALGTSCAPSVLIIFINMMLLKPAETAPPCRTFMFDGQDAIQKAFLAIAFLCVPVMLFGKPVYQIIAAKKKKQSQQGVESGEIEPSEDDGGLSEVLITQAIHTIEYVLGTVSHTASYLRLWALSLAHAQLSAVLWQRVLRMGLSGGSPVNAIMLYVIFAVWAFFTLAILVLMEGLSAFLHTLRLHWVEFMSKFYDGQGYSFFPFSFSAILENDEEEVPAKPNGRPPE